Within Aegilops tauschii chloroplast, complete genome, the genomic segment GGGAGGCAGCAGTGGGGAATTTTCCGCAATGGGCGAAAGCCTGACGGAGCAATGCCGCGTGGAGGTGGAAGGCCTACGGGTCGTCAACTTCTTTTCTCGGAGAAGAAACAATGACGGTATCTGAGGAATAAGCATCGGCTAACTCTGTGCCAGCAGCCGCGGTAAGACAGAGGATGCAAGCGTTATCCGGAATGATTGGGCGTAAAGCGTCTGTAGGTGGCTTTTCAAGTCCGCCGTCAAATCCCAGGGCTCAACCCTGGACAGGCGGTGGAAACTACCAAGCTGGAGTACGGTAGGGGCAGAGGGAATTTCCGGTGGAGCGGTGAAATGCATTGAGATCGGAAAGAACACCAACGGCGAAAGCACTCTGCTGGGCCGACACTGACACTGAGAGACGAAAGCTAGGGGAGCAAATGGGATTAGAGACCCCAGTAGTCCTAGCCGTAAACGATGGATACTAGGTGCTGTGCGACTCGACCCGTGCAGTGCTGTAGCTAACGCGTTAAGTATCCCGCCTGGGGAGTACGTTCGCAAGAATGAAACTCAAAGGAATTGACGGGGGCCCGCACAAGCGGTGGAGCATGTGGTTTAATTCGATGCAAAGCGAAGAACCTTACCAGGGCTTGACATGCCGCGAATCCTCTTGAAAGAGAGGGGTGCCCTCGGGAACGCGGACACAGGTGGTGCATGGCTGTCGTCAGCTCGTGCCGTAAGGTGTTGGGTTAAGTCTCGCAACGAGCGCAACCCTCGTGTTTAGTTGCCACTATGAGTTTGGAACCCTGAACAGACCGCCGGTGTTAAGCCGGAGGAAGGAGAGGATGAGGCCAAGTCATCATGCCCCTTATGCCCTGGGCGACACACGTGCTACAATGGGCGGGACAAAGGGTCGCGATCTCGCGAGGGTGAGCTAACTCCAAAAACCCGTCCTCAGTTCGGATTGCAGGCTGCAACTCGCCTGCATGAAGCAGGAATCGCTAGTAATCGCCGGTCAGCCATACGGCGGTGAATCCGTTCCCGGGCCTTGTACACACCGCCCGTCACACTATAGGAGCTGGCCATGTTTGAAGTCATTACCCTTAACCGTAAGGAGGGGGATGCCTAAGGCTAGGCTTGCGACTGGAGTGAAGTCGTAACAAGGTAGCCGTACTGGAAGGTGCGGCTGGATCACCTCCTTTTCAGGGAGAGCTAATGCTTATGCTTATTGGGTATTTTGGTTTGACACTTCTTCACGCCCAAAAAGAAGGCAGCTACGTCTGAGCTAAACTTGGATATGGAAGTCTTCTTTCGTTTAGGGTGAAGTAAGACCAAGCTCATGAGCTTATTATCCTAGGTCGTAACAAATTAGTTGATAGTGATAGGATCCCTTTTTTGGCGTCCCCATGTCCCCCCTGTGGTGTGGCGGCATGGGGATGTCAAAAGGAAAGGGATGGAGTTTTTCTCGCTTTTGGCGTAGCAGGCCTCCCTTTGGGAGGCCCGCGCGACGGGCTATTAGCTCAGTGGTAGAGCGCGCCCCTGATAATTGCGTCGTTGTGCCTGGGCTGTGAGGGCTCTCAGCCACATGGATAGTTCAATGTGCTCATCAGCGCCTGACCCGAAGATGTGGATCATCCAAGGCACATTAGCATGGCGTACTCCTCCTGTTTGAATCGGAGTTTGAAACCAAACAAACTTCTCCTCAGGAGGATAGATGGGGCGATTCAGGTGAGATCCCATGTAGATCTAACTTTCTATTCACTCGTGGGATCCGGGCGGTCCGGGGGGGGGCCACCACGGCTCCTCTCTTCTCGAGAATCCATACATCCCTTATCAGTGTATGGAGAGCTATCTCTCGAGCACAGGTTGAGGTTCGTCCTCAATGGGAAAATGGAGCACCTAACAACGCATCTTCACAGACCAAGAACTACGAGATCACCCCTTTCATTCTGGGGTGACGGAGGGATCGTACCATTCGAGCCTTTTTTTCATGCTTTTCCCGGCGGTCTGGAGAAAGCAGCAATCAATAGGACTTTCCTAATCCTCCCTTCCTTTCAGGAAGAACGTGAAATTCTTTTTCCTTAAATGGGAGCAGAGCAGGTTTGAAAAAGGATCTTAGAGTGTCTAGGGTTGGGCCAGGAGGGTCTCTTAACGCCTTCCTTTTTCTGCCCATCGTAGTTATTTCCCAAGGACTTGCCATGGTAAGAGGGAGAAGGGGGAAGAAGCACACTTGAAGAGCGCAGTACAACGGGGAGTTGTATGCTGCGTTCGGGAAGGATGAATCGCTCCCGAAAAGGAGTCTATTGATTCTCTCCCAATTGGTTGGATCGTAGGGGCGATGATTTACTTCACGGGCGAGGTCTCTGGTTCAAGTCCAGGATGGCCCAGCTGCGCCAGGGAAAAGAATAGAAGAAGCATCTGACTCTTTCATGCATACTCCACTTGGCTCGGGGGGGATATAGCTCAGTTGGTAGAGCTCCGCTCTTGCAATTGGGTCGTTGCGATTACGGGTTGGCTGTCTAATTGTCCAGGCGGTAATGATAGTATCTTGTACCTGAACCGGTGGCTCACTTTTTCTAAGTAATGGGGAAGAGGACTGAAACATGCCACTGAAAGACTCTACTGAGACAAAAAGATGGGCTGTCAAAAAGGTAGAGGAGGTAG encodes:
- the ycf68 gene encoding hypothetical chloroplast RF68, giving the protein MAYSSCLNRSLKPNKLLLRRIDGAIQVRSHVDLTFYSLVGSGRSGGGPPRLLSSRESIHPLSVYGELSLEHRLRFVLNGKMEHLTTHLHRPRTTRSPLSFWGDGGIVPFEPFFHAFPGGLEKAAINRTFLILPSFQEEREILFP